One Saccharomyces kudriavzevii IFO 1802 strain IFO1802 genome assembly, chromosome: 7 DNA segment encodes these proteins:
- the UTP22 gene encoding rRNA-processing protein UTP22 (similar to Saccharomyces cerevisiae UTP22 (YGR090W); ancestral locus Anc_3.426): MATSVKRKASETSDQNIAEEHKKRSTQESTTHYGKEENGRNNQIDNVHVMPEEEDDDGSDTSPQDQEIAANNTASRRNGRATATESHNIHIARETAELFKSNIFKLQIDELLEQVKLKEKHVLKVEKFLHKLYDILQEIPDWEEKTLAEVDSFFRNKVVSVPFVDPKPIAQTTNYKFNYKKPDISLIGSFALKAGIYQPNGSSIDTLLTMPKELFEKKDFLNFRCLHKRSVYLAYLTHNLSISLKKHKLDSFLQLEYSYFDNDPLLPILRIFCSKPTSDSPSEYNFYKTRFSINLVIGFPYKAFEPKKLLPNRNCIRIAQEGKEVSLPATPLYNFSVLSSTTHENYLKYLYKTKKQTESFIEATVLGRLWLQQRGFSSNMSHSGSLGGFGTFEFTILMAALLNGGGVNSNKILLHGFSSYQLFKGVIKYLATMDLCHDGHLQFHSDAENTSSSPASKYIDEGFQTPTLFDKSTKVNILTKMTVSSYQVLKEYAIETLRMLNNVVQDQFSNIFLTNISRFDNLKYDLCYDVQLPLGKYNNLEISLAATFGSMERVKFVTLENFLAHKITNVARYALGDRIKFVQIEMVGQKSNFPITKRKVYSNTGGNHFNFDFVRLKLLVNPAECEKLVTKGPAHSENMSTEAAVFKNFWGIKSSLRRFKDGSITHCCVWSTSSSEPIISSIVDFVLQKHISKKAQVSNKSTKQFHNFLPLPNLPSSAKISVLNLSSFFNLKKAFDDLYKIVFQMKLPLSVKSILPVGSAFRYTSLCQPVPFAYSDPDFFQDVILEFETSPKWPDEITSLEKAKTAFLLKIQEDLTTNRPSYKSFFTRDESIPYNLEVVTLNVLAPEGYGFKFRILTERDEILYLRAISNARNELKPELEKTFLKFTAKYLASVRHTRNLENISHSYQFYSPVVRLFKRWLDTHLLLGHITDELAELIAIKPFVDSAPYFIPGSVENGFLKVLKFISQWNWKDDPLILDLVKPEDDIENSLETSIGAGSELDSKTMKMLSERLTLSQYKGIQMNFQNLRNSDPNGTHLQFFVASKNDPSGILYSSGIPLPIATRLTALAKVAVNLLQTHGLNQQTIDLLFTPGLKDYDFVIDLRTPVGLKPSCGILSATEFKNITNDQAPSLFPEDLSDLSKKMDPTYQLVKYLNLKYKNSLILSSRKYIGVNGGEKGDRNVITGLIKPLFQGTHKFKINLDCNIRPVDDDNVVLNKEAIFHEIAAFGNDMVIKFETD, from the coding sequence ATGGCTACAAGTGTTAAGAGAAAGGCATCCGAGACTTCCGATCAAAATATTGCAGAAGAGCACAAAAAACGTTCCACACAGGAAAGCACAACTCATTAtgggaaagaagaaaacggCCGCAACAATCAAATTGACAACGTGCATGTAATGCccgaagaagaagatgatgacggAAGCGACACTTCACCTCAAGACCAGGAAATCGCGGCAAACAATACTGCTTCTCGCCGCAATGGAAGGGCCACCGCAACAGAGTCTCACAATATTCACATAGCTAGAGAGACTGCTGAACTATTCAAATCTAATATCTTCAAGTTACAAATCGATGAGTTATTGGAGCAAGTgaagttgaaagaaaaacatgTTTTGAAAGTAGAAAAGTTCTTGCACAAACTATATGATATCCTACAAGAGATTCCTGACTGGGAAGAAAAGACATTGGCTGAAGTGGACTCTTTCTTCAGGAACAAGGTAGTTTCTGTTCCATTTGTTGACCCCAAACCTATAGCTCAAACTACTAATTATAAATTCAATTACAAAAAACCAGATATCTCTTTAATTGGCTCCTTTGCACTCAAAGCTGGAATTTATCAGCCCAACGGTTCTTCTATTGATACTTTACTAACAATGCCAAAAGAGTtattcgaaaaaaaagatttcttgaatttcagGTGCTTACATAAGAGAAGTGTTTATTTGGCATACCTTACCCATAACCTATCAatatcattgaagaaacatAAATTAGATTCATTTTTACAACTTGAGTATTCTTATTTTGATAATGATCCGCTCTTACCGATTCTAAGAATCTTTTGTTCCAAGCCGACAAGTGATTCTCCATCTGAATACAATTTTTACAAGACCAGATTCTCCATCAATTTAGTTATTGGTTTTCCTTATAAGGCCTTTGAACCAAAAAAACTGTTACCCAACAGAAACTGTATCAGAATAGCACAAGAAGGTAAAGAAGTTTCTTTACCAGCTACTCCTCTTTACAACTTTTCAGTATTATCTTCAACAACTCATGAAAACTATTTGAAGTACTTATACAAGACCAAAAAGCAAACAGAATCGTTCATAGAAGCCACCGTTTTGGGTAGATTATGGTTACAGCAACGTGGATTTTCATCCAATATGTCTCATTCTGGTTCGTTAGGCGGATTCGGCACTTTCGAATTTACTATCTTAATGGCAGCGTTATTGAATGGAGGTGGTGTCAACAGtaacaagattttacttCACGGGTTTTCATCCTACCAATTGTTCAAAGGTGTAATAAAGTATTTGGCTACAATGGACTTATGTCATGATGGTCATTTACAATTCCATTCCGATGCAGAGAATACTTCTAGCTCGCCAGCTTCTAAGTATATCGATGAAGGTTTCCAAACTCCAACGTTATTTGATAAATCGACCAAGGTTAATATCTTGACAAAGATGACTGTTTCCTCTTATcaagttttgaaagaatatgCTATTGAAACACTAAGAATGTTGAACAATGTGGTTCAAGAccaattttcaaatattttcttaACCAATATTAGCCGTtttgataatttgaaatatgATTTATGTTACGACGTACAGTTACCTTTAGGAAAGTACAataatttggaaatttctttgGCTGCGACATTTGGTTCAATGGAAAGAGTTAAATTTGTcactttggaaaattttcttgcaCACAAGATTACAAACGTTGCAAGATACGCATTGGGCGATAGAATCaaatttgttcaaattgAGATGGTTGGACAAAAATCCAACTTTCCCATCACCAAAAGGAAAGTGTATTCAAATACAGGAGGAAACCActtcaattttgattttgtaAGACTAAAATTGCTAGTTAATCCTGCTGAATGTGAAAAGTTAGTCACTAAGGGCCCTGCTCATTCCGAAAACATGTCTACTGAAGCggctgttttcaaaaatttctgggGAATTAAGTCCTCTTTAAGAAGATTCAAAGACGGCTCTATTACACACTGTTGTGTTTGGTCTACATCCTCATCAGAACCTATTATTTCCTCaattgttgattttgtATTGCAGAAgcatatttcaaaaaaggcACAAGTATCAAACAAATCAACTAAGCAGTTTCATAATTTTCTGCCCTTGCCAAACTTACCCTCAAGTGCTAAAATATCTGTTTTGAACTTGAGcagttttttcaacttaAAAAAAGCCTTTGACGATCTTTACAAAattgttttccaaatgaAACTACCACTTTCTGTAAAATCCATCTTACCAGTTGGCTCTGCATTTAGATACACTTCCTTATGCCAACCAGTACCATTCGCATACTCAGATCCCGATTTCTTTCAAGACGTCATTTTGGAATTTGAAACCTCACCTAAATGGCCAGATGAAATAACTTCTTTGGAGAAGGCTAAAACTGCTTTCCTACTCAAGATTCAAGAAGATCTAACCACTAATCGTCCAAGTTataaatcattttttacAAGAGATGAATCCATTCCATACAATTTAGAGGTTGTAACTTTAAATGTCTTGGCACCAGAAGGTTATGGGTTCAAATTCAGAATTTTAACTGAGCGTGAtgaaattctttatttgAGGGCTATATCAAATGCTAGAAATGAGCTAAAGCCAGAATTAGAGAAAACTTTCTTGAAGTTCACAGCCAAATATCTGGCTTCCGTGAGACATACACGCAATTTGGAGAATATATCCCATTCATATCAATTCTATTCCCCTGTGGTAAGattattcaaaagatgGTTAGACACTCACCTGCTACTTGGCCATATAACTGATGAGTTGGCAGAATTAATTGCTATCAAACCGTTTGTTGATTCTGCGCCGTATTTCATTCCTGGGTCTGTTGAAAATGGGTTCCTTAAAGTGTTAAAATTCATAAGTCAATGGAACTGGAAAGATGACCCATTGATTTTAGATTTGGTAAAACCAGAAGATGATATAGAGAATTCACTTGAAACTAGTATTGGTGCTGGTTCAGAACTGGACTCCAAAACTATGAAAATGCTTTCTGAAAGATTGACCTTATCTCAATATAAGGGTATCCAAATGAACTTCCAAAACTTGAGGAACAGTGATCCAAACGGTACACATTTGCAGTTTTTCGTAGCCTCCAAGAATGATCCAAGTGGTATTCTATATTCATCCGGTATTCCATTGCCTATTGCCACAAGACTGACAGCACTAGCTAAAGTAGCTGTTAATTTGCTACAGACACATGGTCTAAATCAGCAGACTATCGATTTATTATTCACACCCGGATTAAAAGATTATGATTTTGTCATTGACTTGAGAACACCGGTAGGCTTGAAGCCCTCATGTGGTATACTTTCAGCTACAGAGTTTAAAAACATCACTAATGATCAAGCTCCATCCCTATTTCCAGAAGATTTAAGTGATttaagtaaaaaaatggatCCAACGTACCAACTggtaaaatatttgaatttgaagtaTAAGAACAGTTTGATTCTATCGAGCCGTAAGTATATAGGTGTAAATGGTGGTGAGAAGGGAGATAGAAATGTCATCACAGGATTAATAAAACCACTTTTCCAAGGAACTCACAAATTTAAAATCAACTTAGATTGCAACATCAGACCTGTAGATGATGACAATGTTGTTTTAAATAAAGAAGCCATATTCCATGAGATTGCTGCATTTGGAAATGATATGGTGATAAAATTCGAAACCGATTAA
- the PRP31 gene encoding U4/U6-U5 snRNP complex subunit PRP31 (similar to Saccharomyces cerevisiae PRP31 (YGR091W); ancestral locus Anc_3.429) — MTSEDDYFDDLDGDLADGFNEEKEDQTLAQEIVTADDQTKHSNPLIILQNIIESFKTLPQLNMDELPPSEISQISPKIAAIRNILQQEGINFIKLLPCLNAIIPLIKSDIKSLHNFLILLYGKRFPELSSLIPSSLQYSKVASILESEHWSKNESDKLSPLLENEANLTKEQVLVLTMSMKTSFNNKEPLDIGTRKQISEATAMLKNLWVLQEDVGRYVASKISVIAPNMCLLVGPEVAAQLLAYAGGVLEFSRIPSCNIASIGKNKHLSHELHTLASGVRQEGYIFSTDLIQNFPLAIHKQMLRMICAKVTLAARVDASQQSGDRNTVLAQKWKAELLNKAKKLSEAPDIAETKALPIPEDQSKKKRAGRKYRKYKEKFRLSHVRQLQNRMEFGKEEQTVLDSYGEEVGLGMSSTSLQQAVGNTPNPRRSSGNQAKLTKIMKHRISEANQQTDEYLISLGHDAEHSDQLKWSGQEPKKQRVNSEGEKDWFSHHL, encoded by the coding sequence ATGACTTCTGAGGATGACTATTTCGATGACCTCGATGGCGACCTTGCCGATGGGTTTAAcgaggaaaaagaagaccAAACATTAGCCCAAGAGATTGTTACAGCTGATGATCAAACAAAACACTCTAATCCACTCATTATTTTACAAAACATCATAGAATCATTTAAGACATTGCCACAACTAAACATGGACGAACTGCCTCCATCAGAGATATCGCAAATTTCACCAAAAATTGCCGCTAtaagaaatattttgcagCAAGAGGGGATAAATTTCATAAAACTGCTACCGTGTCTTAACGCAATCATTCCGCTCATTAAAAGTGATATTAAATCACTGcacaattttttgattctgttATACGGGAAACGTTTTCCAGAACTATCTTCATTGATACCGTCATCCTTACAATACTCAAAAGTGGCAAGCATACTGGAAAGCGAACATTGGTCAAAAAATGAGAGTGATAAGCTATCCCCACTGTTGGAAAATGAGGCAAATTTGACCAAAGAGCAAGTCCTTGTGCTAACAATGTCGATGAAAACGTCCttcaataataaagaaCCATTAGACATCGGAACAAGAAAGCAAATTTCAGAAGCTACCGCCATGCTGAAAAATCTGTGGGTATTGCAAGAAGATGTCGGTAGATACGTTGCCTCAAAGATCTCAGTGATTGCCCCCAATATGTGTCTTTTGGTAGGCCCAGAAGTAGCAGCCCAGCTATTAGCATATGCTGGGGGGGTTTTGGAATTTAGCCGGATTCCAAGTTGTAACATTGCATCCATCGGAAAGAATAAGCATCTTTCACACGAATTACATACATTAGCGAGTGGGGTACGACAGGAGGGATACATATTCAGTACAGATCTTATCCAGAATTTCCCACTTGCTATTCATAAACAAATGCTAAGAATGATTTGTGCAAAAGTAACACTCGCCGCAAGAGTAGACGCAAGTCAGCAAAGTGGTGATAGGAATACAGTTCTTGCACAGAAATGGAAAGCTGAATTGCTGAACAAAGCCAAAAAGCTATCAGAAGCTCCGGACATTGCTGAAACGAAAGCTCTTCCTATTCCAGAGGATcaatctaaaaaaaaaagagctggcagaaaatatagaaagtacaaagaaaagtttcGGTTATCCCATGTTAGGCAATTACAGAATAGAATGGAATTTGGTAAGGAAGAACAAACTGTTCTTGATTCGTATGGCGAAGAGGTTGGTTTGGGTATGTCCAGTACGTCCTTGCAGCAAGCAGTGGGAAACACGCCCAATCCTAGAAGATCTTCCGGCAATCAGGCTAAGTTAACAAAGATTATGAAGCATAGAATTTCTGAGGCTAATCAGCAAACTGATGAATACCTCATCTCGTTAGGCCATGATGCAGAGCACTCCGATCAGTTAAAATGGAGTGGCCAAGAGCCCAAAAAACAGCGCGTTAATTCAGAGGGAGAAAAAGATTGGTTTTCCCATCATCTTTAG
- the DBF2 gene encoding serine/threonine-protein kinase DBF2 (similar to Saccharomyces cerevisiae DBF2 (YGR092W) and DBF20 (YPR111W); ancestral locus Anc_3.430) — protein sequence MLSKSEKNIDLLAGNMSNLSFDGPGAPRDGELFNSNQNITKRRVRPYGINDSPSPVKSSLFAYEDSSNMDIDETSQSDMDITNSPKKLPPKFYERATSNKTQRVVSVCKMYFLEYYCDMFDYVISRRQRTKQVLEYLQQKSQLPDCDQLKLNEEWSAYLQKEHQVLRKRRLKPKNKDFEMITQVGQGGYGQVYLAIKKDTKEVCALKILNKKLLYKLNETKHVLTERDILTTTRSEWLVKLLYAFQDQQSLYLAMEFVPGGDFRTLLINTRCLKSGHARFYISEMFCAVNSLHDLGYTHRDLKPENFLIDAKGHIKLTDFGLAAGTISNERIESMKIRLEKIKDLEFPAFTEKSIEDRRKMYNQLREKEVNYANSMVGSPDYMALEVLEGKKYDFTVDYWSLGCMLFESLVGYTPFSGSSTNETYDNLRRWKQTLRRPRQSDGRAAFSDRTWDLITRLIADPINRLRSFEHVKRMPYFVDINFSTLRSMIPPFTPQLDSETDAGYFDDFTSEADMAKYADVFKRQDKLTAMVDDSAVSSKLVGFTFRHRNGKQGSSGILFNGLEHSDPFATFY from the coding sequence ATGCTATCTAAATCAGAAAAGAACATTGACCTCTTGGCAGGTAACATGAGCAATCTGAGTTTCGACGGACCTGGAGCTCCTAGAGATGGTGAGCTATTTAATTCCAACCAAAACATTACGAAGAGAAGAGTGAGGCCCTACGGTATCAACGATTCGCCTTCTCCGGTAAAATCATCTCTTTTCGCTTACGAAGACAGCTCCAACATGGATATCGACGAAACCTCTCAAAGCGATATGGATATCACGAACTCTCCTAAAAAACTCCCCCCAAAATTCTACGAAAGAGCAACCTCGAATAAAACCCAGAGAGTTGTTAGCGTTTGCAAAATGTACTTCCTGGAGTATTATTGTGATATGTTCGACTATGTGATTAGTAGAAGACAGCGTACCAAACAAGTACTAGAATACTTGCAACAGAAAAGCCAACTTCCAGATTGTGATCAGCTAAAGCTCAATGAGGAGTGGTCCGCTTACTTACAAAAGGAACATCAAGTTcttagaaaaagaagattgaAACCTAAAAACAaggattttgaaatgatCACACAAGTCGGCCAAGGTGGTTATGGACAGGTTTATCTGGCTATAAAGAAAGACACAAAAGAAGTATGCGCTTTAAAGATtctgaacaaaaaattacTTTATAAGTTGAACGAAACTAAACACGTTTTAACTGAAAGAGATATTCTGACCACCACAAGATCGGAATGGTTAGTGAAGCTTCTATATGCATTTCAAGATCAACAAAGTTTATATCTCGCTATGGAGTTCGTGCCAGGAGGTGATTTTCGCACATTGCTGATAAATACCAGGTGCTTGAAAAGCGGTCATGCCAGATTTTATATTAGTGAAATGTTTTGTGCAGTCAACTCGTTACATGATTTAGGCTATACACATAGAGATTTAAAACCAGAGAACTTTTTAATAGATGCTAAGGGACATATAAAACTGACAGATTTTGGCTTAGCTGCCGGGACGATTTCtaatgaaagaattgaaagtATGAAAATAAGactagaaaaaattaaggATTTGGAATTTCCAGCATTCACTGAAAAATCTATAGaagatagaagaaaaatgtacAATCAACTAAGGGAGAAGGAAGTCAATTATGCAAATTCAATGGTTGGATCTCCAGATTATATGGCTCTAGAAGTTttagaaggaaaaaaatacgatTTTACCGTGGACTATTGGTCGTTAGGTTGTATGCTTTTCGAAAGTTTAGTTGGTTATACACCATTCAGTGGATCATCAACCAACGAGACGTACGATAACCTGAGACGCTGGAAACAAACTTTAAGAAGACCCAGACAGTCAGATGGGAGGGCAGCATTTTCTGATAGAACATGGGACTTAATAACAAGATTGATAGCTGATCCAATCAATCGGTTGAGATCTTTCGAACATGTTAAACGCATGCCATATTTTGTAGACATAAACTTTAGTACGTTGAGGTCAATGATCCCCCCTTTTACACCTCAACTAGATAGCGAAACTGACGCAGGttattttgatgattttacTAGTGAGGCCGATATGGCAAAATACGCTGATGTATTCAAGAGACAGGACAAGTTAACAGCTATGGTGGATGATTCAGCAGTATCGTCGAAGCTAGTCGGTTTTACTTTTAGGCATAGGAATGGCAAACAAGGTTCCAGCGGTATTCTCTTCAACGGATTGGAACATTCAGACCCATTCGCCACCTTTTATTGA
- the DRN1 gene encoding Drn1p (similar to Saccharomyces cerevisiae YGR093W; ancestral locus Anc_3.431) yields MRSVKVLVTHISEGEADEAIKKVKKVNEKSGPFDLIIVFSKSCDKITKLDTGSLPQLLLVSSDDKDNNSKAKETGENVTVLCNFGTYKLANGITISYLAHPSKVLQEQKDAILDKFSKMDSRVDVLITEEWGLPISERCGRLSGSEIIDELAKKLQARYHFAFSDEKNFYELEPFKWESNRLSRFLNIPNYRSGNKWAYAFNMPAGDSKDEEEVEPPNLIANPYQKVGKDSNKRPLESGTEDMIDYDSKSCGSENRNDNKKMRTILPSNCHFCFSNPNLEDHMIISIGKLVYLTTAKGPLSVPKGDMDMSGHCLIIPIEHIPRLGPSKSEELAESILAYESSLMKMNYVRFDMCTVVFEIQSDRSIHFHKQVVPIPKYLVLKFRAALDRQVHFNNEKFTRNAKLEFQCYDSHTSKEYLDVINNQSNNYLQFTVYETPESQPKIYLATFNVDETIDLQFGRRVLAFLLNLPRRVKWNSSTCLQNKQQESVETEKFLKAYKDYDVSLKEN; encoded by the coding sequence atgaggaGCGTAAAAGTTTTGGTAACTCACATAAGTGAAGGTGAAGCCGATGAGGCCATCAAAAAAGTTAAGAAAGTGAATGAAAAGTCCGGCCCTTTCGACCTAATCATTGTATTCAGCAAGTCATGTGATAAAATTACGAAACTAGACACTGGAAGTTTGCCTCAATTGCTATTGGTATCGTCGGATGACAAAGATAATAATTCAAAGGCAAAGGAAACCGGTGAAAACGTAACCGTACTGTGTAACTTCGGTACCTACAAATTAGCCAACGGTATCACGATTTCCTACCTTGCTCATCCAAGTAAGGTActtcaagaacaaaaagatGCCATCCTGGATAAATTTAGCAAGATGGATAGCCGGGTGGACGTTCTCATCACGGAAGAATGGGGTCTCCCGATTTCCGAGAGGTGCGGAAGATTGTCTGGAAGTGAAATTATCGATGAATTAGCAAAAAAGTTGCAAGCAAGGTATCATTTTGCTTTctctgatgaaaaaaacttctACGAATTGGAACCTTTTAAGTGGGAAAGCAACCGTCTATCTAGATTTCTCAACATTCCTAACTATAGATCTGGGAATAAATGGGCCTACGCATTCAACATGCCGGCGGGAGACAGTAaagacgaagaggaagtaGAGCCTCCTAATCTAATAGCTAATCCCTACCAAAAGGTAGGTAAAGACAGCAATAAAAGACCATTAGAGTCAGGAACAGAGGATATGATTGATTATGACTCCAAGTCATGTGGAAGTGAAAACAGAAAtgataacaagaaaatgcGAACGATACTACCGTCCAATTGTCATTTCTGCTTTTCGAATCCAAACCTTGAAGATCACATGATAATTTCAATTGGTAAATTAGTATATTTAACCACAGCCAAGGGTCCTTTAAGTGTACCAAAAGGTGACATGGATATGTCAGGCCATTGTCTTATTATCCCAATCGAACACATTCCAAGATTGGGTCCAAGTAAGAGCGAAGAGCTTGCAGAGAGTATTTTGGCTTATGAGTCCAGCCTTATGAAGATGAACTATGTAAGATTTGATATGTGCACAGTTGTCTTCGAGATACAATCTGATCGCTCCATTCATTTCCATAAACAGGTTGTGCCAATTCCTAAATACCttgttttgaaatttcgCGCTGCTTTAGATAGACAAGTTCATTTCAATAACGAAAAGTTCACAAGAAATGCCAAGCTAGAATTTCAATGCTACGACTCTCACACTTCCAAAGAATACCTGGACGTAATTAACAATCAATCCAACAACTATCTCCAATTCACCGTCTACGAAACTCCCGAATCACAACCCAAAATATATTTGGCCACTTTCAATGTCGATGAAACAATAGACTTGCAGTTTGGACGACGCGTTCTAGCTTTTTTACTAAACTTACCACGTAGAGTAAAATGGAATTCTTCAACTTGTTTACAAAACAAGCAACAAGAGTCCGTAGAAACggaaaagtttttgaaagcttACAAAGACTATGATGTTTCCctcaaagaaaactaa